TACTGTTAATTCGATATCCGAACAGTGTTGTATTTTGTTTGAAGATATTTCTATGTATTCAACAAGatttcgtgactctgtattacctagtcttgggaggttattgTGATTATTGTCACGTAGGCTTGTTTCACCTTTATTTTGctatttatattaaactctgtTTAAAACATCATTGTTAAATTGCCTTAATTGTtgtaagtaatcggcttacctagtctaagATACTAGATTCCATCACCACGCCTaaggcgggattttgggtcgtgacaagttggtatcaaagctctaggttcataggttatacAAGTCACAAggaagtttagtagagtcttgcggatcagtacggagacatctgtacttatctttgagaggctacgaaatttttaggaaaattccacttcttttattcatgtcgtgcgaatttgttgattttgaagtttgagcctttgtatctctattctctaacagatggtgaggacacgtactgtCGAATGAGCTAagcagacacccgcaccccctgctagagttGCGAGAGGCTATGGCCAAGGTAGAGGCCAAGAAGTGGCACGTGTCGCAGCTAGAGAACTTGCCAGAGCAGTAGTTGAGGAACCGTCAGTAGCTCCGGTAGGGTGATAGGAACCGCAgggcctgttgttacccccagacttcaggagtCTTTAGCATAGTTCtggagcatgtttggtacattggctcaggcgggactGATCCTAGTTGCACCGGCTACTTCACAGATTGGTGGAGGAGCTccgactcccaccgcccgtactcctGACCAGCAGGCTCATGATGGTCATACTCCGGGTGTGGTTCCAGTATAACCCGTTATCgcagttcagcctgaggtcaggacAGAGGCATCTAAGAAGGAGCAGTGGAGACTTACAGTGACACGGTGACTGAGGACGTACAGGGTTTTCTAAAgaagtgtcattgtattctccgcaccatgggtattgtagaggTGAGTGGAgtttcttttactatatttcagctgtcaggagcagtGTATCAGTGGTTGCAGGCTTATGAGAAGGGTAGGCTAGCTGATACACcaccactcacttggactcagtttttagagatgtttttgtgggagtttgttccccagaccctcagggatgcgtggcgcacagagttcgagcagctgcgccagggcactatgataGTGTCGGAGTATGCCATCAGGTTTAGCGAGCTATCCTgacatgcacctaccttggttcTTATAGTCAGAGAATGAGTCCGCAGATTTATCAAGGGGCTTaattatggtcttagattcagcatggctcgggagttggagactgatactccatttcagcaggttgtggagattgtCAGGAGGTTAGAGAATATTTggggtgaggagagggaggataaggaggCTAAGAGGTCTTGAGGATCTAGaagattcagtggattctactcttcaaCTATGAcccatcatggcggaggctcaagtagtcggccagcccagtttgCACTTCAGACTATGCGTGGTGCTCCAGTTAGTCAGGGATCTCAGGGTACTTATATGGGACAGTCATCTTGTAATGCACCATCTGCACAGGGTTCCTATATCAATTATTCTAGTTATTCGGCATAGACTCAGTACTAGCAGCCACGCcctcaaaggggttgttatgagtgtggcgatattaggcacattatgagagattgtcccagactcgggagaggtggatttcatcagagcactcaggtTATATGCTCTATTCCAgctgctactccacctgcacaaccaactaggggtggaggacaggtgggtagagggcgccctagagggggaggccccgCCCGTTGATACGCTTTCCATGGAAGGGCTGAGCCCGCTGCACTAGATGGTGTTGTTACAAGTATGGTTTCGACTTGTCATAGGGGAGTAACAGTCTTATTTTGATCCGATCCTATTTATCAGagtgagtcctcctatcttgcttcatatatgggTGTGTTCCGTGATTCTTGtgctctacttatgtgtttacctctGTTGAGAGACTCTTTAGTGGTAGTCCATATCTATAGTTTTGGTTTGTTCAcaattgagagctatgagacaaGAATGAACTTTTTGTTATTCATtatggtaggttttgatgtgatttctgggtgGTTTGGTTACGATTGGTCATTTAGGCACTCTACCATTATAGGAAGTTtgttacgtgttgtgattttgtcTCGCAGAATTGAGTTACTGGAAGGTTTCGATTGAtgtgatgtgtattctacttgtgatttagagatgaggatgggatcctcgtgtTTTCATATGGATGGATATGTTTGGACCGGGCTACGTGCCAcggtggagttatattaggatgagatccttatgattagttcatatgttttgtttctcccttgtggaatggaTTCATAGTATGGTGCTGATAGGGAGTTATTCCTATcggacttgtttgatagttctatcgtgtgtttctcttttcatattcagtcatattcgagttgtgcttattgggtttagcttgcgaggtatgtgcccaggtggtgttgggtgtgacttgttgatttgggtgaGTGGTTATGAGATCTTCTTGTTTGTTTTCATCATTGTTAGTTTTGTGAAGGTTTGGGACAAGGTTTTAGCTGATATGAGGTTATTTGTCCGTGCAGGatttgattatgaacaactattgtGGTTAGAGAGGGCATATGGGCGATGTATTACATCGGatggtcataccttgtgggtgtatgcatgagCTGTGGCAGCTGGTTGAGGATGATACAGTGTGTTTATGTGGGAATCGGGTCTTTGGGAGATGATTAGATGGTGAAAATATTGGTTCTAAGTCTTATCGGTATGGGTGAAAGGAAAAATCTTTAGTTGAGATGGTATTGTCAggtttatgtggattggggtgacgtggggtcacttGCGAGTATATGTATGATGAGTTTATTCAGTGATGTCGTGGCTTCGGtacggttcttggcacgttcgaggacgaatgtttatttaagagggggataaggtaatgacccgaccagtcgttttgagctttagcattccgttCGGTGGTTTATGGTCTTGATAAACATCGTATAATATATTAGGACTTGCGTGCATGGCCGGTTTTAGTTTTCGGGCGATTCcggattgatttagaagaatgattcttgttttagaagcttaagtggtaagagttgaccggagtttgacttttgtgtagatgactctggaatggtgttttgataattccaatagctttgtatggtattttggacttagacgtatgtccgaatttggatttggaggtctgtaggttgatttgatgcattttggcgaaagttggaaagttgaatgttcggaagattgagaggtttatcattaaattagtgatttgaattggagaaattggggattttttgTAAAACACTTtctaaaatgtaaaatgatgatttgaaggccgatttgatgtcgaaattggataattttggtatggttggactcatatcggaatgggtgttcagattttatgagttttgtcgggttttgaggtgtggacccggggttgactttttagattTCATTAAATATTATTCGGAAATGTTTCCTAcggattttatttattatattaagttattttggctagattggagccgtccggaggttgtttcacacgagaaggtcattttagattattgatttagcttctttaaggtaagtatcttgcctaaggtTTTGTGGgcgaactaccccttaggatttgggttgattgtattatttgaattatgtgaaagacatgtacgtgaggtgacgagtgcatactcgGGTTTATATGTAGAAAtttaccggtttagactcttaggcttctttcatgtaattatttgaagttgttagcacatgttatatattttatttatcaaGTTTACTCTCacgtgctttatttgaagttgttagtacatTTCATATCTTTTTCTCGTCaaatttactcttatatgctttatttgaagctGTTACCTCTTTATTTGTAATGTGACctcctttattgttgagttattcctaattgaaattgttattacatgatatcctttcattgtcgagttattctcatgcattttgaCGCAGTTGCTAGttcatgccatctctttcattgttagcttatgtcatACACTAGAACTCGAAGTTTGCCATTTcgtggaaataccttcattaatGAGTTTACTCTTAAGCaatttattgaagttgaagttattaaAAGTCATTAACCTGTTTTAGCTGAAGTTGTTGTTTAATGGGGCATTGTTCATGGTTGAGTTACTTTCCCTGTTAATTTTGTTGCTATTGTGATGTTGTACACATCGtgtttgagccatgggctatgtgttgtggtgatattggtattgttgttgttaagaggttgtggcctatgggcacttgtgtataagttgatatgtcgtgttgttatgatgttagcacatgtgaatttgttgtgtggattgattatcgttatgcggagcataagggtggcatctcacgaTTGATAATTatgcggagtgatatgggtggctaatgatattgtcagggcggagtgatatgggtggctatcggagtgatacgggtggctattatgttaaatgtctgggcggagcaataagggtgacTATTATGATGTTATCAatacggagagataagggtggctatgtcagagatgatatgtgatggcctggggacattgtattgatgatattcgtgtgatggtgtgatgTTTCTTATGTATGTCATGCACCTTACATGCCTTATTGTGTTGCTTTTAATGAtttactcgatgtctttgatattacttgttgacttgaactGTGATAGTACActagcacaagcatacaccgtagcatcgCACTTAtagcagtcccttggagtccttttccTTTTGATTGTACTATTAATTCGATATCCGAACAGTGTTTTATTTTGTTTGAAGATGTTtctatgtattcagctagagttcgtgactctgtattacctagtcttgggaggttgttgtgATTATTGCAACGTAGGCTTGTTTCACCTTTATTTcggtatttatattaaactctatTTTGAAACGTCATTGTTAAACTGACTTAATTGTTGTaagtaattggcttacctagtcttagagacaaggTGCCATCAACACCTAAGGcggagttttgggtcgtgacaataacacTCAGATCTCGGCTCTCAGgtccacctcagtcatcaatctctccagtctcacgggctcacaatctcgtaccactcagtccaaacaataataacatgtgatgtaacaatgaatgataatagagactgagatatgatattcaAATTAAGAATcgtgactgagtatataattacagttaaagcaattaactcaaaataatataaataacctCATTAAgtctcaaccgaataagcacatagcctaaacatgattttaaaCATGAATCACAgattactctaacaagtagggATTGCATGGATAAAATAAGACTTGAAAGCAATACAGTACAAAAATCAACCCGAACCATGATTTccacggtgtacgcccacacgcccaacACAACACAAATAACACTATTTTCAGGGATAACTACCttcaattccaagtttagaaaCGTTAATTACCTCAAAACGTGGAAATCAAAACTCCAACAAGCCTTTCCCACGCGTATCTGCCttcaaacgactcgaatctagtcacaaacaactcaatAGCAACAAATAATGTAgtaggaaacaacttcaaacaataaagttttgatctttataaaaatcaaaaagtcaacccttggcttgcacctcggaacccgacaaaattcacaaattctagACACACATTtgattacaagtccaaccataccaaaatcatccaattctggCTTCAtatcgaccttcaaatctccatttttcatttttgaaaaatttcaataaaatccccaattttcctaCTCCAAATcactaaataaatgataaaaacaatgatggaatcatgataaatgaacacatccgagtcaaaaacacttacacTGATTCAAGACGTGAAAAtaccctccaaaattgcccataaccgagctctacaactcaaaatatgatataataactTTAACCCTCAAAATGAgttttaaacattctgcccaggtgttatgcatcgcgatcgtgggacctatgtcgcgatcgcgaagaacaaataatcACTGCCCTCCAAATTAGTCTACGGGAACGCGAAGACACAGTCACGAACATGATGCTTACCAGACCTGACTCTTTATGAACGCGTGTacatctacgcgatcgcgtaggcttaaagCCTGATGCTCCAGCTGACCACTCCTCTATGCGAACACGTGAACCtcctcgcatctgcgatgacctGAGCCTTACAAAGCTATGGGAATGCGAGATTACTATTGCGAACTCAAAGAATAAATTTTCAGCTTCCAAAAACaaatcttcgcgatcgcaaaagagGAAACTGGATACACAGAAAATCAGCAGTCCAACAAAGTCCAAAATGAAGCTGAACttaatctgaatcacacccgaggaccccgggacgctatccaaacataccaacaggtcctaaaacacaatacgaacttagtcgaagcctcaaatcatttcaaacaacatcaaaatcatgaatcgcaccacaattcaagcctaatgaaactaataaatttccaacctctaaaaccaatgccgaaccatatcaaatcaactctgaatgacctcaaattttgcacactagtcccaaatgacacaacgggccaattccaactctcggaaccaaaattcgaacatgatatcaataaagtcaactctcggtcaaacttctcaaacttctataccttcaactttctaactttcgccaaaaagtctcaaaccaacctacagacctccaaatcaatatccggacatacgcctaagtccaaaatcaccctacgaagcTATCGAAgatatcaaaactccattccggagtcatttacacaaaagttaaactccagtcaactctttcaacttaagcctttaACCTTGGGATTAACtttcccaattcactctgaaacctcctcgaaaccaatccaaccaccctggtaagtcacataaccaaaAAATGAACATATAAGAAGcgataaataggggaatgggggctataatacacaaactTACCGACAGAttcattacattcttcccctcttaaataaatgtgcgtcctcgaacgggtttagaatcataccttgattctcaaataggtgtggataactactccgcatctcctgctcagtctcccaagtagcctcctctagTGGCTGGCCTTTTCACTGAACCATCaccgaagctatattctttgatctcaactttcgaacctaccgatccaaaatgCCCACAGGCTCCCCATAATAAGTCAAATCCCTCAAACTAGTTCCAATTTTAAAAGAAGCAAAGAATAAATTCTTATACAAATTCTAGCCAAGGTTGTCTTTTCTGATCATCAAAATCATCACCATAATATAATcagaaaaagaagacaaaaagtcATCACCATAGCCAGCATATCCAATCTCTCCGTACGTGTGTGTCTCTTCTCCAATTTTTTGTTGTTGATTTAATAGCATAGAAGACCCAATCTGAGATTATGGCTGTAGATAACTGATGACCATGGCTCCAAATTCTCCACACTAGCCGGAATGTACACAACTTCACCATCCAGCGGTGGAATTCCACCGGACCTGTCCCAAAACAAACCCACTATCAATGCGCACAATCCCCAATTGGTTTCATCATCAATTTCATTACCACCGGTTACAAATCTTCATAGCAATACACGGACTACTGTAGCGCAACAACACATAGTTTCTTCAAAAATTCCAATGGTCAAATATAAGTCAAATATTGAGATTCCAAGCCGTGGGAAATGTTCTCCAGCTCATGTTATAACTCTCCACAAAAATTCAGAGCATTCCACCGTCCGAGTCATCTTCCGAGAAGTGCTGCAAATATTCGGTGAAAACCAGTTGGTCGGCAAGGATGCTACGGTGATTCAATTGTCTCAAGACCAATACAAATTGACTCCTACTGCTGAGCGGATTGCTAACAACTTCCAAAATCAACACTTCATTGAGCCAAAATCCACAACATTTCAAAATGGTGATTCTTTTGAGTTGAGATCACAAGCTAGTCGACAAAATGTCAAGGCCAATTCGACAGCCCTTTTGGGTGTCCAGACTAATCCTCATGTTGCTCAGGGTAATCAGGATGTTACCCATCATGTTACTTTCCAAGAATTAGCTCAAAACTGTGGTGATCAAATCTTGCCTAAGAATGCGTTTTCACAGGTAGTCGACGTTCAGGCCTCTCATCCCTCCCACATACAAACTCAAAGCACCACTTTACTAATGACATGCACATACCCAAAGATTTCAACCAATTTTGATAAACCAAAGCACCCACAGACCTTTAAGCTATCAGCAACTTCTAACCAAAATGTCCAGCTCCACATCAATAAATTAGTTGCTCCACTAAATCCAAAGGACATTAACAATCATCAAGCGATTCAAGCTGCCATGACTTTTCTGGCTAGTGACCAACAACCCTTTACGGCTGGTCATCCTCCTCCAACCATCTCACCAATTACTATGACCACAAATAACAACTTCAAGCCACAAGATTACTCCAATATTCTGAAGCCAGCTGTGATAAATAATCCAGTGATTGCGAACTCCAATTTGAGACCTACTATTGAGCCAATTCCTGTTAGACGAGCAACTTTTCTGAATGGGCAGCCTCTTGTTAAGTTCACAGAAGCAGAAGTTGAACGAATGAACGTCATAGAAGGACTCCAGTATGTTGTAGTAGGCAAGTTCTCATATGGATGGACTGAACTACAAGAGTTACGCAAAATATTTCCAGCTCAATGTTGAATCAAAGGAGAATGCAATATAAGATTACTTAGAGATAGATATGTATTGATTCGTTTGACATTATAGGAGGATTTTCAAAGGCGAATTAAGTAAGGATTCAGAGAGAATCCTGGGTAATGAAGGCAGAAGGAATGTTTTTTTGGGCGATTTgagaccttgcacgaatttgtgcaaagTTTTCTTAACTGATTAGGGTGATGGGAGTTGAGAGAATAAAGAGGAAAGGGGAAAGAAGACGGCCAGGTCTTTGAGTggaatgattagggtttgggggaAGTTTGGTTGGTCTTTAGGTTAAAGGTGGGAGAAGGAACCTCGGTCGTTGGATCACTAGATCAAAGACCTTAATAAATCAAGGGTTAAATATTTTTGGGGCGGAATTTAGGTGTTCGTTGGATTCCTGTAATTCAATGGTTAGGATTAAATGGTCTGAGTGCTTAATaattaaagagaaaatagagTGAAAATCATGGGCCATTGATTAAAAAATGAAAGGCCCAGTTAACTTTGTGCTTGTTATGTGAGTGAGAGAGGCGAGTGACGTGGCACACTCTCATTGGCTAAGAGAGGTATCACGGATCACCAAGCTGGCAAATGAGatgggtgtttggattgggtcatTTCGGATTAGGCCTTGTATTTGGGCTAGAAATTATTTAAATGGTAGCCTCTTTgtaattaataaaagaattgcAATCGTAGCCTTTTGATCTTTAtttcttttgaaattaatttaatttGTAAAATACTTCACTAGGATATTAATTTTGAATAATTGAAATAGTAAACTAATTAACTATTTTAAGAAGTaatttattgaattaattatagaaCTTACGCatagaaattattttaataatcctaaaatagtaaatatatttgtaattacataacaCTAATaccaaataattaatttcaaaaacTAACACTGAATTAATTCTTAGaaataggtatttattgatagaaaatattttcaaaatattcattataaattattaaatataaaaaattaaattttaaaagagagagtcaaaattggccgtcaacagctgCGCCTCTATGATCGGAGACGATGAAAGAGGTTTCGGGCAGAGAAACTAAACCAAAGCCATTTTTGTCTCGACTTTTAGGCAGGTATTGCAAGAAATGGTGAATTTGTAGGATTGAGTTGAGGAAGAATCTGGAAAGATTTGGGAATATGGGGCCGAAttttggctttgaattgcttacattcCTCAGGCTTAACGAGCATCaagcctcatgtagttctggagtagGGACTTTGGGGAAGCAGCACTCGCAGGAATTGTCCCAGTATCGTATTGCGACGATACGGCGAGACAGAAGATTGGTCACTCATGGTAGCTTAAATTTTGTGGCCTGATTTGAATGATTCAAAATTTTAAGCTTGCTGATTGTCTTGAGTTGGGATCTTAGGCCTGCTACTGGGTTGGCTTTCCCCATAGCATTGTAGTTCGGTCTGCTGCTAAGAAGAAGTTCCATACTACGGTGTTTGTTCCTacaaaacaaataaaatacaCACATACCAATATATTGTAATGCATAATATATtaagatgtgatgtaaatgatgcaggaatgatgatgccCGATAGTCGGCGAGCCGTTATTTGGTAttgggatgatgggatacttgataCTGACTTGATTTGTTAGCCAGGCTGTGTACCGTTCTGCAGCTGTCAAAGAGTTCAAAAATTATCTCCGCTTGCTGGGAGAGCTTTATTGGTAAAGTGTGTCTCCACTTGTTGGTagagctttgcactgagaaaTGTCTCCGCTTTCGGGAGAGCTTGATTTCTAAAGTGCATCTACGCttattgggagagctttgcactgaaatGTAAAGTATTCTCTGCTCGGGAGTCATCGATTAAAATCATAATCATGCCTAAAGCTGCACGAACAAAATGTtaaaacattcaaagtaatagcaaatataataaaatcatgCCCAAAagatactcttgactgcaaaACTAGGTTGCGGACATCGATTGGCAGAACGTTGGTGACGAAGTTTGCGATTGTCTATTCCGGTGTCCGTGATTAACGGAGTGGTTCTGCGAATTGCTTTTGTTGGCTAAGTttgcagtttgctatatacaaggctctAATTGGCGAAGCCGACGTTCGATTCTTACAAGGCGCTCTGATTGATTGAGCTggcggtttgctatatacaggacttcGATTGGTGAAGCTGACGTTCattttgtacaaggtgctccaattgattaaactggcggtttgctatatacaagacTTCGATTGGTGAAGCCGACTGTCCATTTTGTACAAGATGCTCCGATTAGGTGAGCGGACGATTTGCTATGTACAAATTTCCGTATCAGCAGTCTGATTCCGAGGCACCTACAGAGGATTCAAGAGTTAGCTTTTAGCTGTACTAGAAAATGTTAAGTAAAAGAGGAGGAGAGATAATCTTATGCAAGTGGTGAATTCGTCATTTGCCCCAGTGTGGTCCTAGTGCTTCCTTATTCCTTGTTGACTCTACACTCAAAGAAAACTTCTTAGTAGGGAGGGggagttggtttgtgtcgaccgcCGTGTTGGTTTGCCCCTAACTTTGACATGATTACGCCACGAGGTTCGGTAGATGGAACAAATTATTGTAtacacatatgtatatatatttttagaaaacattttgaaaatacTTGTTTTCTTTTAAGGAAAATGCCGTCGTTCCGGATTCTAATATGTTACGAAAGGTTCTCCACACGTGAACGTATTCCTTTGAGAACTTCATCCTATTGATGTCGATCTTCTGTGATGCCTCTAAAAACGCGGCTACTTGCTGTTGCGACTGCGTCCTAATTAGAACTAATGGAATCAGGTGTGAACGTAGTTCGTGGGATGATGATAAGATATGATGAAAATGACTGAGCCTAACTCAGGCATCCTtcatatccaaatggaatcaggtcgaAGCGTAGTTCGATTACAACATATGCAAAATGATAAGATTAATAATGAAAATGGTCGAGTCTGACTCAGACAACCTACGTATCCAAGTGGAATCATgccagaacgtagttcaattTCCGAAGACGACTGAATCCAATGAGGATTTCCTACCTATTCCTTTTTAAGTAAATCAAGTTGGTCTAGTTCCTAAacaatatacaaaaataatatttggtttttctattacaagagaaaGGGGGAGAGAAATCaaaccctacgtgggttgccaATGTATCCCTCTTGATTatgtctgagttgataggcttcgtgttgactcttccatccatttctgccaagattaAAGCTCCACCTAATTGTGCACGGTGAACAACATAAGGACCTTGCCAGTTTGGTGCAAAATTTCGTCTGGCTTCTTCTCGatggggaaagattttcttcaaaaccaactaccccggtgtGAATTGGCGAGGCTTCACTCTTCTGTTAAATGTGATGGCCATCCTGTTCTGATATAGCTGGCCATGACATACTGCATCCATTCTTTTCtcgtcaatgagcatgagttaTTCCTGCCAGATCCGTATCCACTCCGTGTCATTCAATTTTGCCTCTTGAATGACTCTTAAGGACGGTATCTTGACCTATAGGGGTATCACCGCTTCAGTATcgtataccaacatgtatggtGTTGCCCTAGTGGTGAAATAGTCGATAGCTACCAAGCGGCGAACGACCAGGGTGAACCCATTACATTTAACTCATTTGGTGGAATCTGGATGAAATCTCCATaaatctggcactggtgacacttctgcacatagCGGATACTATCGCTTTCTATAGTCATCCAAATGTATCCATCTCTCAAAATTttcttggctaatgtgaacccattcatgtggggtccgTACATCCCTGCATGTATTTCATCAAGTAGTCTGGTTGCTTCAGCGGCGTCTACACATCTCAGCAAACCTAAGTCTAGGGTCCTCCTGTACAAGACTTCCTTGTTGAGGAAAAAATGGTTTGCTAACTTCCTGAAGGCTCGCTTTTGATCATTAGTAGCATTCTTTGGGTACTCCTGGGTTGCAAGGAATTTCTTGATGTCGTGATACCATTGTTTAC
This sequence is a window from Nicotiana tomentosiformis chromosome 5, ASM39032v3, whole genome shotgun sequence. Protein-coding genes within it:
- the LOC104098380 gene encoding uncharacterized protein, with the translated sequence MAEYEACILGIRMTVDMNIKELLVIGDFNLLIHQVQGEWSTKNVNILMNLHCVKKLCKKFTKIDFKHIPKIKNEFSDTLATLSSMIQYLDKNYIDPIEVEIRDQHAYYFHVDEEPDGKQWYHDIKKFLATQEYPKNATNDQKRAFRKLANHFFLNKEVLYRRTLDLGLLRCVDAAEATRLLDEIHAGMYGPHMNGFTLAKKILRDGYIWMTIESDSIRYVQKCHQCQIYGDFIQIPPNELNVMGSPWSFAAW